A window of the Motacilla alba alba isolate MOTALB_02 chromosome 17, Motacilla_alba_V1.0_pri, whole genome shotgun sequence genome harbors these coding sequences:
- the GAPVD1 gene encoding GTPase-activating protein and VPS9 domain-containing protein 1 isoform X2 has product MVKLDIHTLAHHLKQERLYVSSEKQLIQRLNADVLKTAERLYRTAWISKQQRINLDRLIITSAEASPAECCQHAKILEDTQFVDGYKQLGFQETAYGEFLNRLRENPRLIASCLVAGEKLNQDNTQSVIHTVFTSIYGNCIMQEDESYLLQVLRYLIEFELKESDNPRRLLRRGTCAFSILFKLFSEGLFSAKLFLTATLHEPIMQLLVEDEDHLETDANKLIERFSPVQQEKLFGEKGTEKFKQKVQEMVDSNEAKLVTLVNKFIGYLKQNTYCFPHSLRWIVSQMYKTLSCVDRLEVGEVRAMCTDLLLACFICPAIVNPEQYGIISDAPINEVARFNLMQVGRLLQQLAMTGSEEGDPRTKSNLAKFDKSCVAAFLDVVIDGRAVETPPMSAVNLLEGLSRTVVYMTYSQLTALVGFMRNVMSSDQLKEDRMALENLLANLPQNKPGKSSSLEMTPYNTPQLSPATTPANKKNRLPIATRSRSRSNMLMDQHGDHEGSSQETIPEVQPEEVLVISLGTGPQITPGMMSENEVLNMQLADGGQGDVPIDENKLHGKPDKTLRFSLCSDNLEGISEGPSNRSNSVSSLDLEGESVSELGAGPSGSNGVEALQLLEHEQATTQDNLDDKLRKFEIRDMMGLTDDRDISETVSETWSTDVLGSDFDPNIDEDRLQEIAGAAAENMLGSLLCLPGSGSVLLDPCTGSTISETTSEAWSVEVLPSDSEAPDLKQEERLQELESCSGLGSTSDDTDVREVSSRPSTPGLSVVSGISATSEDIPNKIEDLRSECSSDFGGKDSVTSPDMDETAHGASQLTSPPSQTDSLLALFDPLSSNEGVSAVVRPKVHYARPSHPPPDPPILEGAVGGNEARLPNFGSHALIPAELEAFKQRHSYPERLVRSRSSDIVSSVRRPMSDPGWNRRAGNEDRELPMASSSGGAAVLAAASQSSSSSPSKDSSRGEIEERKDSDDEKSDRNKPWWRKRFVSAMPKAPIPFRKKEKQEKDKDDMVPDRYATLQDDPSPRLSAQAQAAEDILDKYRNAIKRTSPSEGAIVNYDSAEAIGDGESMHDSPRDEALQNMSADDLPDSASQVAQPQGSAFSYRDAKKKLRLALCSADSVALPMLTHSTRNGLPDHTDPEDNEIVCFLKVQLAEAINLQDKNLMAQLQETMRCVSRFDNRTCRKLLASIAEDYRKRAPYIAYLTRCRQGLQTTQAHLERLLQRVLRDKEVANRYFTTVCVRLLLESKEKKIREFIQDFQKLTAADDKTAQVEDFLQFLYGAMAQDAIWQNASEEQLQDAQLAIERSVMNRIFKLAFYPNQDGDILRDQVLHDHIQRLSKVVTANHKALQIPEVYLREAPWPSAQSEIRTISAYKTPRDKVQCILRMCSTIMNLLSLANEDSVPGADDFVPVLVFVLIKANPPCLLSTVQYISSFYANCLSGEESYWWMQFTAAVEFIKTIDDRK; this is encoded by the exons ATGGTGAAGCTGGACATCCACACGCTGGCCCACCACCTGAAGCAGGAGCGGCTGTACGTGAGCTCGGAGAAGCAGCTGATCCAGCGGCTCAACGCCGACGTGCTGAAGACGGCGGAGCGGCTCTACCGCACGGCCTGGATCTCCAAGCAGCAGCGCATCAACCTCGACAGGCTCATCATCACCAG tgcTGAAGCTTCTCCTGCTGAATGTTGCCAGCACGCAAAAATCTTGGAGGACACGCAGTTTGTGGATGGGTACAAGCAGCTGGGATTCCAGGAGACTGCTTACGGAGAGTTCCTGAACAGACTGAGAGAGAACCCCAGGCTGATTGCCTCCTGCCTGGTTGCTGGAGAGAAGCTCAACCAGGACAACACGCAGAGCGTCATTCACACCGTGTTCACCTCCATCTATGGCAACTGCATCATGCAGGAGGACGAGAGCtacctgctgcaggtgctgcgGTACCTGATTGAGTTTGAGCTGAAGGAGAGCGACAACCCCAGGCGGCTGCTGAGGCGAGGCACCTGTGCCTTCAGCATCTTGTTCAAGCTCTTCTCTGAAGGACTCTTTTCTGCAAAACTTTTTCTTACTGCTACCTTGCATGAGCCGATCATGCAGCTTCTGGTTGAGGATGAAGACCACCTGGAAACCGATGCAAACAAGCTAATTGAGAGATTCTCCCCAGTACAGCAGGAAAAGTTATTTGGagagaaaggcacagaaaagtTCAAGCAGAAAGTCCAAGAGATGGTTGACTCCAACGAGGCCAAGCTGGTGACCCTGGTCAACAAATTCATTGGCTATCTCAAGCAGAACACGTACTGTTTCCCTCACAGCTTGAGGTGGATCGTGTCGCAGATGTACAAAACGCTGTCGTGTGTGGACAGGCTGGAGGTTGGCGAGGTCAGAGCCATGTGCACAGATCTCCTCCTGGCCTGTTTCATCTGCCCTGCCATCGTCAACCCGGAGCAGTACGGCATCATTTCTGATGCTCCTATCAATGAGGTGGCGAGATTTAATCTGATGCAG GTTGGGAgacttctgcagcagctggcaatGACAGGCTCTGAGGAGGGAGATCCACGTACCAAAAGCAACCTCGCTAAATTTGACAAA AGCTGCGTTGCTGCTTTCCTGGACGTGGTGATCGACGGGCGCGCGGTCGAGACTCCCCCGATGTCGGCCGTGAACCTGCTGGAGGGGCTGAGCCGCACCGTGGTGTACATGACCTACAGCCAGCTCACTGCCCTG GTCGGCTTCATGCGGAACGTGATGTCAAGCGATCAGCTTAAGGAAGATCGGATGGCTTTGGAAAACTTGCTGGCAAATTTACCCCAGAACaaaccagggaaaagcagcagccttgAAATGACTCCATATAACACCCCCCAGCTCTCTCCTGCAACTACTCcagccaacaaaaaaaaccgACTGCCCATAG ccACTCGAAGCAGAAGTAGATCAAACATGCTAATGGACCAGCATGGAGATCATGAAGGATCCTCCCAGGAGACTATTCCAGAAGTGCAGCCAGAAGAAGTGCTGGTGATTTCTTTGGGGACAGGTCCACAGATTACTCCAGGGATGATGTCAGAAAATGAG gtgttAAATATGCAGCTTGCAGATGGTGGGCAGGGAGATGTCCCCATCGACGAGAACAAGCTCCATGGCAAACCTGACAAAACCTTGCGCTTCTCCCTCTGCAGTGATAATCTGGAAGGAATATCTGAAG GCCCTTCCAACCGCTCCAACTCAGTGTCCTCCCTGGATCTGGAGGGGGAGTCGGTGTCGGAGCTGGGCGCGGGCCCCTCCGGCAGCAACGGCGtggaggctctgcagctgctggagcacgAGCAAG cCACAACTCAGGATAACCTGGATGACAAGCTGCGTAAGTTTGAAATCCGTGACATGATGGGTTTGACTGATGACAGAGATATTTCAGAAACTGTGAGTGAAACCTGGAGCACAGATGTCTTGGGAAGTGACTTCGACCCCAACATCGACGAGGACCGGCTGCAGGAGATCGCAG gtgcagctgcagagaacaTGCTAGGCAGCTTGCTGTGTTTGCCAGGTTCAGGATCCGTGTTGCTTGATCCCTGCACAGGTTCAACCATATCAGAAACCACAAGTGAGGCGTGGAGTGTGGAAGTATTACCAAGTGATTCAG AGGCTCCAGATTTAAAACAGGAGGAAAGGCTGCaagagctggagagctgctctgggctgggcagcacGTCTGATGACACAGATGTGAGGGAGGTCAGCTCTCGGCCCAGCACGCCCGGCCTGAGCGTTGTGTCAG GTATTAGTGCAACATCTGAAGATATTCCTAACAAGATTGAGGATCTCAGGTCTGAATGTAGCTCTGACTTTGGGGGCAAAGATTCTGTAACAAGTCCTGACATGGATGAAACAGCCCATG GAGCCAGTCAGTTGACATCTCCTCCTTCTCAGACAGATTCTTTGCTTGCATTGTTTGACCCTCTGTCCTCAAATGAGG GTGTGTCAGCTGTAGTAAGGCCCAAAGTGCACTATGCAAGACCCTCTCACCCACCTCCAGATCCCCCCATCCTGGAGGGAGCCGTGGGGGGCAACGAGGCCCGACTGCCCAACTTTGGCTCCCACGCCCTGATCCCGGCGGAGCTGGAGGCCTTCAAGCAGAGACACTCCTACCCCGAGAGGCTGGTGCGCAGCAGGAGCTCTGACATCGTGTCCTCGGTCAGGAGGCCCATGAGTGACCCTGGCTGGAACAGACGGGCTGGCAATGaggacagggagctgcccaTGGCCTCCAGCAGCGGCGGGGCAGCGGTGCTGGCCGCCGCCTCTCAGTCGTCATCCTCATCTCCCAGCAAGGACTCCTCCAGGGGAGAG ATTGAGGAACGGAAAGACAGTGATGATGAGAAGTCTGACAGGAACAAGCCCTGGTGGAGGAAACGTTTTGTGTCTGCCATGCCCAAAG CTCCTATTCCAtttaggaagaaagaaaaacaagaaaaagacaaagatgaCATGGTGCCTGACAGATACGCAACGCTTCAAG ATGATCCCAGCCCAAGGCTCAGCGCACAGGCACAAGCTGCTGAGGACATTCTGGACAAATACAGGAATGCAATCAAGAGAACGAGTCCCAGCGAAGGAGCCATCGTGAACTACGACAGTGCAG AGGCAATTGGGGATGGTGAGAGCATGCACGACTCCCCGCGGGACGAGGCTTTGCAGAACATGTCTGCAGATGACCTCCCAGACTCTGCAAGCCAAGTAGCACAGCCACAAGGTTCTGCTTTCTCCTATAG gGATGCAAAGAAGAAATTGAGATTGGCTCTTTGTTCAGCAGATTCTGTTGCCCTCCCGATGCTGACACATTCAACAAGGAATGGTCTCCCAGACCACACAGACCCTGAAG atAATGAAATTGTGTGCTTCTTGAAAGTTCAGCTGGCTGAAGCCATCAACCTGCAGGACAAGAACCTGATGGCGCAGCTGCAGGAGACGATGCGCTGCGTGAGCCGCTTCGACAACCGCACGTGCCGCAAGCTGCTGGCCTCCATCGCAGAGGACTACAG GAAAAGGGCTCCGTATATCGCCTATTTGACGCGCTGTCGCCAAGGCCTGCAGACGACACAGGCGCACCTGGAGAGGCTCCTGCAGAGAGTCCTGCGAGACAAAGAGGTGGCCAACAGATACTTCACTACAGTCTGTGTGAGGTTACTGCTGGAgagcaaggagaagaaaataagggAGTTCATTCAAG ATTTCCAGAAACTCACGGCAGCAGATGATAAAACGGCCCAAGTAGAGGATTTTCTGCAGTTCCTGTACGGGGCTATGGCTCAGGATGCCATCTGGCAGAACgccagtgaggagcagctccaggatgcACAACTGGCCATCGAGCGCAGTGTGATGAATCGCATTTTCAAACTCGCCTTCTACCCTAATCAGGATGGAGATATTTTGCGTGACCA ggtCCTTCACGACCACATACAGAGGTTATCCAAAGTAGTGACTGCAAACCACAAGGCACTTCAGATACCTGAG GTGTATCTCCGGGAGGCGCCGTGGCCGTCGGCGCAGTCCGAGATCCGCACCATCAGCGCTTACAAAACGCCCCGGGACAAGGTGCAGTGTATCCTGAGGATGTGCTCCACCATCATGAACCTGCTCAGCCTGGCCAACGAGGATTCGGTGCCTGGGGCAGATGATTTTGTTCCTGTTCTGGTCTTTGTTCTCATAAAG gcaAACCCCCCCTGCCTGCTGTCCACTGTGCAGTACATCAGCAGTTTCTATGCCAACTGTTTGTCTGGAGAGGAGTCCTACTGGTGGATGCAGTTCACGGCAGCCGTGGAGTTCATCAAAACTATCGATGACCGCAAGTAG
- the GAPVD1 gene encoding GTPase-activating protein and VPS9 domain-containing protein 1 isoform X1, which yields MVKLDIHTLAHHLKQERLYVSSEKQLIQRLNADVLKTAERLYRTAWISKQQRINLDRLIITSAEASPAECCQHAKILEDTQFVDGYKQLGFQETAYGEFLNRLRENPRLIASCLVAGEKLNQDNTQSVIHTVFTSIYGNCIMQEDESYLLQVLRYLIEFELKESDNPRRLLRRGTCAFSILFKLFSEGLFSAKLFLTATLHEPIMQLLVEDEDHLETDANKLIERFSPVQQEKLFGEKGTEKFKQKVQEMVDSNEAKLVTLVNKFIGYLKQNTYCFPHSLRWIVSQMYKTLSCVDRLEVGEVRAMCTDLLLACFICPAIVNPEQYGIISDAPINEVARFNLMQVGRLLQQLAMTGSEEGDPRTKSNLAKFDKSCVAAFLDVVIDGRAVETPPMSAVNLLEGLSRTVVYMTYSQLTALVGFMRNVMSSDQLKEDRMALENLLANLPQNKPGKSSSLEMTPYNTPQLSPATTPANKKNRLPIGQQLAAITAWDTSATNLSAHITLVTPFATRSRSRSNMLMDQHGDHEGSSQETIPEVQPEEVLVISLGTGPQITPGMMSENEVLNMQLADGGQGDVPIDENKLHGKPDKTLRFSLCSDNLEGISEGPSNRSNSVSSLDLEGESVSELGAGPSGSNGVEALQLLEHEQATTQDNLDDKLRKFEIRDMMGLTDDRDISETVSETWSTDVLGSDFDPNIDEDRLQEIAGAAAENMLGSLLCLPGSGSVLLDPCTGSTISETTSEAWSVEVLPSDSEAPDLKQEERLQELESCSGLGSTSDDTDVREVSSRPSTPGLSVVSGISATSEDIPNKIEDLRSECSSDFGGKDSVTSPDMDETAHGASQLTSPPSQTDSLLALFDPLSSNEGVSAVVRPKVHYARPSHPPPDPPILEGAVGGNEARLPNFGSHALIPAELEAFKQRHSYPERLVRSRSSDIVSSVRRPMSDPGWNRRAGNEDRELPMASSSGGAAVLAAASQSSSSSPSKDSSRGEIEERKDSDDEKSDRNKPWWRKRFVSAMPKAPIPFRKKEKQEKDKDDMVPDRYATLQDDPSPRLSAQAQAAEDILDKYRNAIKRTSPSEGAIVNYDSAEAIGDGESMHDSPRDEALQNMSADDLPDSASQVAQPQGSAFSYRDAKKKLRLALCSADSVALPMLTHSTRNGLPDHTDPEDNEIVCFLKVQLAEAINLQDKNLMAQLQETMRCVSRFDNRTCRKLLASIAEDYRKRAPYIAYLTRCRQGLQTTQAHLERLLQRVLRDKEVANRYFTTVCVRLLLESKEKKIREFIQDFQKLTAADDKTAQVEDFLQFLYGAMAQDAIWQNASEEQLQDAQLAIERSVMNRIFKLAFYPNQDGDILRDQVLHDHIQRLSKVVTANHKALQIPEVYLREAPWPSAQSEIRTISAYKTPRDKVQCILRMCSTIMNLLSLANEDSVPGADDFVPVLVFVLIKANPPCLLSTVQYISSFYANCLSGEESYWWMQFTAAVEFIKTIDDRK from the exons ATGGTGAAGCTGGACATCCACACGCTGGCCCACCACCTGAAGCAGGAGCGGCTGTACGTGAGCTCGGAGAAGCAGCTGATCCAGCGGCTCAACGCCGACGTGCTGAAGACGGCGGAGCGGCTCTACCGCACGGCCTGGATCTCCAAGCAGCAGCGCATCAACCTCGACAGGCTCATCATCACCAG tgcTGAAGCTTCTCCTGCTGAATGTTGCCAGCACGCAAAAATCTTGGAGGACACGCAGTTTGTGGATGGGTACAAGCAGCTGGGATTCCAGGAGACTGCTTACGGAGAGTTCCTGAACAGACTGAGAGAGAACCCCAGGCTGATTGCCTCCTGCCTGGTTGCTGGAGAGAAGCTCAACCAGGACAACACGCAGAGCGTCATTCACACCGTGTTCACCTCCATCTATGGCAACTGCATCATGCAGGAGGACGAGAGCtacctgctgcaggtgctgcgGTACCTGATTGAGTTTGAGCTGAAGGAGAGCGACAACCCCAGGCGGCTGCTGAGGCGAGGCACCTGTGCCTTCAGCATCTTGTTCAAGCTCTTCTCTGAAGGACTCTTTTCTGCAAAACTTTTTCTTACTGCTACCTTGCATGAGCCGATCATGCAGCTTCTGGTTGAGGATGAAGACCACCTGGAAACCGATGCAAACAAGCTAATTGAGAGATTCTCCCCAGTACAGCAGGAAAAGTTATTTGGagagaaaggcacagaaaagtTCAAGCAGAAAGTCCAAGAGATGGTTGACTCCAACGAGGCCAAGCTGGTGACCCTGGTCAACAAATTCATTGGCTATCTCAAGCAGAACACGTACTGTTTCCCTCACAGCTTGAGGTGGATCGTGTCGCAGATGTACAAAACGCTGTCGTGTGTGGACAGGCTGGAGGTTGGCGAGGTCAGAGCCATGTGCACAGATCTCCTCCTGGCCTGTTTCATCTGCCCTGCCATCGTCAACCCGGAGCAGTACGGCATCATTTCTGATGCTCCTATCAATGAGGTGGCGAGATTTAATCTGATGCAG GTTGGGAgacttctgcagcagctggcaatGACAGGCTCTGAGGAGGGAGATCCACGTACCAAAAGCAACCTCGCTAAATTTGACAAA AGCTGCGTTGCTGCTTTCCTGGACGTGGTGATCGACGGGCGCGCGGTCGAGACTCCCCCGATGTCGGCCGTGAACCTGCTGGAGGGGCTGAGCCGCACCGTGGTGTACATGACCTACAGCCAGCTCACTGCCCTG GTCGGCTTCATGCGGAACGTGATGTCAAGCGATCAGCTTAAGGAAGATCGGATGGCTTTGGAAAACTTGCTGGCAAATTTACCCCAGAACaaaccagggaaaagcagcagccttgAAATGACTCCATATAACACCCCCCAGCTCTCTCCTGCAACTACTCcagccaacaaaaaaaaccgACTGCCCATAG gacagcagctggcaGCGATTACTGCCTGGGATACCTCTGCTACCAATCTGTCAGCTCACATAACTCTAGTAACCCCTTTTG ccACTCGAAGCAGAAGTAGATCAAACATGCTAATGGACCAGCATGGAGATCATGAAGGATCCTCCCAGGAGACTATTCCAGAAGTGCAGCCAGAAGAAGTGCTGGTGATTTCTTTGGGGACAGGTCCACAGATTACTCCAGGGATGATGTCAGAAAATGAG gtgttAAATATGCAGCTTGCAGATGGTGGGCAGGGAGATGTCCCCATCGACGAGAACAAGCTCCATGGCAAACCTGACAAAACCTTGCGCTTCTCCCTCTGCAGTGATAATCTGGAAGGAATATCTGAAG GCCCTTCCAACCGCTCCAACTCAGTGTCCTCCCTGGATCTGGAGGGGGAGTCGGTGTCGGAGCTGGGCGCGGGCCCCTCCGGCAGCAACGGCGtggaggctctgcagctgctggagcacgAGCAAG cCACAACTCAGGATAACCTGGATGACAAGCTGCGTAAGTTTGAAATCCGTGACATGATGGGTTTGACTGATGACAGAGATATTTCAGAAACTGTGAGTGAAACCTGGAGCACAGATGTCTTGGGAAGTGACTTCGACCCCAACATCGACGAGGACCGGCTGCAGGAGATCGCAG gtgcagctgcagagaacaTGCTAGGCAGCTTGCTGTGTTTGCCAGGTTCAGGATCCGTGTTGCTTGATCCCTGCACAGGTTCAACCATATCAGAAACCACAAGTGAGGCGTGGAGTGTGGAAGTATTACCAAGTGATTCAG AGGCTCCAGATTTAAAACAGGAGGAAAGGCTGCaagagctggagagctgctctgggctgggcagcacGTCTGATGACACAGATGTGAGGGAGGTCAGCTCTCGGCCCAGCACGCCCGGCCTGAGCGTTGTGTCAG GTATTAGTGCAACATCTGAAGATATTCCTAACAAGATTGAGGATCTCAGGTCTGAATGTAGCTCTGACTTTGGGGGCAAAGATTCTGTAACAAGTCCTGACATGGATGAAACAGCCCATG GAGCCAGTCAGTTGACATCTCCTCCTTCTCAGACAGATTCTTTGCTTGCATTGTTTGACCCTCTGTCCTCAAATGAGG GTGTGTCAGCTGTAGTAAGGCCCAAAGTGCACTATGCAAGACCCTCTCACCCACCTCCAGATCCCCCCATCCTGGAGGGAGCCGTGGGGGGCAACGAGGCCCGACTGCCCAACTTTGGCTCCCACGCCCTGATCCCGGCGGAGCTGGAGGCCTTCAAGCAGAGACACTCCTACCCCGAGAGGCTGGTGCGCAGCAGGAGCTCTGACATCGTGTCCTCGGTCAGGAGGCCCATGAGTGACCCTGGCTGGAACAGACGGGCTGGCAATGaggacagggagctgcccaTGGCCTCCAGCAGCGGCGGGGCAGCGGTGCTGGCCGCCGCCTCTCAGTCGTCATCCTCATCTCCCAGCAAGGACTCCTCCAGGGGAGAG ATTGAGGAACGGAAAGACAGTGATGATGAGAAGTCTGACAGGAACAAGCCCTGGTGGAGGAAACGTTTTGTGTCTGCCATGCCCAAAG CTCCTATTCCAtttaggaagaaagaaaaacaagaaaaagacaaagatgaCATGGTGCCTGACAGATACGCAACGCTTCAAG ATGATCCCAGCCCAAGGCTCAGCGCACAGGCACAAGCTGCTGAGGACATTCTGGACAAATACAGGAATGCAATCAAGAGAACGAGTCCCAGCGAAGGAGCCATCGTGAACTACGACAGTGCAG AGGCAATTGGGGATGGTGAGAGCATGCACGACTCCCCGCGGGACGAGGCTTTGCAGAACATGTCTGCAGATGACCTCCCAGACTCTGCAAGCCAAGTAGCACAGCCACAAGGTTCTGCTTTCTCCTATAG gGATGCAAAGAAGAAATTGAGATTGGCTCTTTGTTCAGCAGATTCTGTTGCCCTCCCGATGCTGACACATTCAACAAGGAATGGTCTCCCAGACCACACAGACCCTGAAG atAATGAAATTGTGTGCTTCTTGAAAGTTCAGCTGGCTGAAGCCATCAACCTGCAGGACAAGAACCTGATGGCGCAGCTGCAGGAGACGATGCGCTGCGTGAGCCGCTTCGACAACCGCACGTGCCGCAAGCTGCTGGCCTCCATCGCAGAGGACTACAG GAAAAGGGCTCCGTATATCGCCTATTTGACGCGCTGTCGCCAAGGCCTGCAGACGACACAGGCGCACCTGGAGAGGCTCCTGCAGAGAGTCCTGCGAGACAAAGAGGTGGCCAACAGATACTTCACTACAGTCTGTGTGAGGTTACTGCTGGAgagcaaggagaagaaaataagggAGTTCATTCAAG ATTTCCAGAAACTCACGGCAGCAGATGATAAAACGGCCCAAGTAGAGGATTTTCTGCAGTTCCTGTACGGGGCTATGGCTCAGGATGCCATCTGGCAGAACgccagtgaggagcagctccaggatgcACAACTGGCCATCGAGCGCAGTGTGATGAATCGCATTTTCAAACTCGCCTTCTACCCTAATCAGGATGGAGATATTTTGCGTGACCA ggtCCTTCACGACCACATACAGAGGTTATCCAAAGTAGTGACTGCAAACCACAAGGCACTTCAGATACCTGAG GTGTATCTCCGGGAGGCGCCGTGGCCGTCGGCGCAGTCCGAGATCCGCACCATCAGCGCTTACAAAACGCCCCGGGACAAGGTGCAGTGTATCCTGAGGATGTGCTCCACCATCATGAACCTGCTCAGCCTGGCCAACGAGGATTCGGTGCCTGGGGCAGATGATTTTGTTCCTGTTCTGGTCTTTGTTCTCATAAAG gcaAACCCCCCCTGCCTGCTGTCCACTGTGCAGTACATCAGCAGTTTCTATGCCAACTGTTTGTCTGGAGAGGAGTCCTACTGGTGGATGCAGTTCACGGCAGCCGTGGAGTTCATCAAAACTATCGATGACCGCAAGTAG